Proteins found in one Passer domesticus isolate bPasDom1 chromosome 16, bPasDom1.hap1, whole genome shotgun sequence genomic segment:
- the SLC2A10 gene encoding solute carrier family 2, facilitated glucose transporter member 10 isoform X3 has product MGRALLVLLLSGTVSLLGGLIFGYELGIISGALLQLQADFQLSCFKQEVLVSSVLIGALLASLAGGILIDRHGRRRAILVSNLVLLVGSLLLTLARSLTVLVMGRMTVGFAISVSSMACCIYVSEMVAAHQRGLLVSLYEAGITVGILLSYALNYIFADVDEGWRYMFGLAIAPTAMQFLSILFLPVNPVKLSSWDSDCQKGLIPLQDTEDRAAAKQEPYQEKHYSFLDLFRTRDNMRRRTLVGLGLVLFQQFTGQPNVLGYASKIFHSVGFQSNSSAILASVGLGAIKVVATLVAMALADRAGRRVLLMAGCVVMAASVTTIGLSSRMAPLAMARDCRAAAGPNASQSLSQHPLTPVLPQAAVSPVPPASAAAKSQAGPGFAATRSLMEVFAGTQSKGVVPNPSLTQKRDLAGQSKKGALESTGPPLGAAPWAQHTVLNWITLLSMMAFVSAFSIGFGPMTWLVLSEIYPAGIRGRAFAFCNSFNWAANLLISLSFLDLIGQSLEEIDQQFSRKRRVWEANVFKQRRGRGASCTHTLYQRVEHASST; this is encoded by the exons ATGG GCCGTGCACTGCTGGTCCTGCTCTTGTCCGGAACAGTGTCTCTCCTGGGCGGGCTGATATTTGGATACGAGCTGGGGATAATctctggagcactgctgcagctgcaggcagactTTCAGCTCAGCTGCTTCAAGCAAGAAGTTCTGGTGAGCTCCGTCCTTATCGGAGCCCTCCTCGCCTCCCTGGCTGGGGGGATCCTCATCGACCGCCACGGGCGGAGGAGAGCGATCCTGGTCAGCAACCTGGTCCTCCTGGTGGGCAGCCTCCTCCTCACCCTGGCCAGGTCACTCACCGTGCTGGTCATGGGCCGCATGACCGTGGGCTTTGCCATCTCCGTCTCATCCATGGCCTGCTGCATCTACGTCTCAGAAATGGTGGCtgctcaccagcgagggctgcTGGTGTCTCTCTACGAAGCAGGGATCACCGTGGGCATCCTGCTGTCCTATGCACTGAATTATATCTTCGCAGACGTGGATGAGGGGTGGAGGTACATGTTTGGACTGGCCATTGCCCCGACGGCCATGCAGTTCCTCAGCATCCTCTTCCTCCCAGTGAACCCTGTTAAATTAAGCTCGTGGGACTCAGACTGCCAGAAGGGCCTCATCCCATTGCAGGACACAgaggacagagcagcagcaaagcaggagcccTATCAGGAGAAGCATTACTCATTTCTTGATCTTTTTAGGACCAGAGACAACATGAGGAGGCGGACTCTGGTGGGCCTGGGGCTGGTGCTGTTCCAGCAGTTCACTGGGCAGCCCAACGTGCTGGGCTATGCCTCCAAAATCTTCCACTCCGTGGGGTTCCAGAGCAACTCCTCGGCCATCCTGGCCTCAGTTGGGCTGGGAGCAATAAAGGTGGTGGCCACGCTGGTGGCCATGGCCTTGGcagacagggcaggcaggagagtgCTGCTCATGGCTGGCTGCGTGGTGATGGCCGCGTCTGTCACCACCATCGGCCTCAGCAGCCGCATGGCCCCGctggccatggccagggacTGCAGAGCAGCCGCAGgccccaatgcctcccagagcctcagccagcacccccTGACACCTGTGCTCCCCCAGGCTGCCGTGTCACCCGTCCCACCAGCGTCAGCTGCTGCCAAAAGTCaggcaggccctggctttgctGCCACAAGGAGCCTTATGGAAGTTTTTGCCGGCACTCAAAGCAAAGGGGTTGTTCCTAATCCTTCCCTCACCCAGAAAAGGGACTTGGCAGGTCAGTCCAAGAAAGGAGCTCTGGAAAGCACGGGCCCTCCCCTcggtgctgctccctgggcacAACATACGGTCTTAAATTGGATTACACTGCTGAGCATGATGGCTTTTGTGAGTGCCTTCTCAATTGGATTTGGGCCAA TGACCTGGCTGGTCCTGAGTGAGATTTACCCTGCTGGGATAAGAGGAAGAGCCTTTGCCTTCTGTAACAGCTTTAACTGGGCTGCTAATTTACTGATCAGCCTCTCCTTCCTGGACCTTATTG
- the SLC2A10 gene encoding solute carrier family 2, facilitated glucose transporter member 10 isoform X4: MGRALLVLLLSGTVSLLGGLIFGYELGIISGALLQLQADFQLSCFKQEVLVSSVLIGALLASLAGGILIDRHGRRRAILVSNLVLLVGSLLLTLARSLTVLVMGRMTVGFAISVSSMACCIYVSEMVAAHQRGLLVSLYEAGITVGILLSYALNYIFADVDEGWRYMFGLAIAPTAMQFLSILFLPVNPVKLSSWDSDCQKGLIPLQDTEDRAAAKQEPYQEKHYSFLDLFRTRDNMRRRTLVGLGLVLFQQFTGQPNVLGYASKIFHSVGFQSNSSAILASVGLGAIKVVATLVAMALADRAGRRVLLMAGCVVMAASVTTIGLSSRMAPLAMARDCRAAAGPNASQSLSQHPLTPVLPQAAVSPVPPASAAAKSQAGPGFAATRSLMEVFAGTQSKGVVPNPSLTQKRDLAGQSKKGALESTGPPLGAAPWAQHTVLNWITLLSMMAFVSAFSIGFGPMTWLVLSEIYPAGIRGRAFAFCNSFNWAANLLISLSFLDLIGQSLEEIDQQFSRKRVWEANVFKQRRGRGASCTHTLYQRVEHASST, from the exons ATGG GCCGTGCACTGCTGGTCCTGCTCTTGTCCGGAACAGTGTCTCTCCTGGGCGGGCTGATATTTGGATACGAGCTGGGGATAATctctggagcactgctgcagctgcaggcagactTTCAGCTCAGCTGCTTCAAGCAAGAAGTTCTGGTGAGCTCCGTCCTTATCGGAGCCCTCCTCGCCTCCCTGGCTGGGGGGATCCTCATCGACCGCCACGGGCGGAGGAGAGCGATCCTGGTCAGCAACCTGGTCCTCCTGGTGGGCAGCCTCCTCCTCACCCTGGCCAGGTCACTCACCGTGCTGGTCATGGGCCGCATGACCGTGGGCTTTGCCATCTCCGTCTCATCCATGGCCTGCTGCATCTACGTCTCAGAAATGGTGGCtgctcaccagcgagggctgcTGGTGTCTCTCTACGAAGCAGGGATCACCGTGGGCATCCTGCTGTCCTATGCACTGAATTATATCTTCGCAGACGTGGATGAGGGGTGGAGGTACATGTTTGGACTGGCCATTGCCCCGACGGCCATGCAGTTCCTCAGCATCCTCTTCCTCCCAGTGAACCCTGTTAAATTAAGCTCGTGGGACTCAGACTGCCAGAAGGGCCTCATCCCATTGCAGGACACAgaggacagagcagcagcaaagcaggagcccTATCAGGAGAAGCATTACTCATTTCTTGATCTTTTTAGGACCAGAGACAACATGAGGAGGCGGACTCTGGTGGGCCTGGGGCTGGTGCTGTTCCAGCAGTTCACTGGGCAGCCCAACGTGCTGGGCTATGCCTCCAAAATCTTCCACTCCGTGGGGTTCCAGAGCAACTCCTCGGCCATCCTGGCCTCAGTTGGGCTGGGAGCAATAAAGGTGGTGGCCACGCTGGTGGCCATGGCCTTGGcagacagggcaggcaggagagtgCTGCTCATGGCTGGCTGCGTGGTGATGGCCGCGTCTGTCACCACCATCGGCCTCAGCAGCCGCATGGCCCCGctggccatggccagggacTGCAGAGCAGCCGCAGgccccaatgcctcccagagcctcagccagcacccccTGACACCTGTGCTCCCCCAGGCTGCCGTGTCACCCGTCCCACCAGCGTCAGCTGCTGCCAAAAGTCaggcaggccctggctttgctGCCACAAGGAGCCTTATGGAAGTTTTTGCCGGCACTCAAAGCAAAGGGGTTGTTCCTAATCCTTCCCTCACCCAGAAAAGGGACTTGGCAGGTCAGTCCAAGAAAGGAGCTCTGGAAAGCACGGGCCCTCCCCTcggtgctgctccctgggcacAACATACGGTCTTAAATTGGATTACACTGCTGAGCATGATGGCTTTTGTGAGTGCCTTCTCAATTGGATTTGGGCCAA TGACCTGGCTGGTCCTGAGTGAGATTTACCCTGCTGGGATAAGAGGAAGAGCCTTTGCCTTCTGTAACAGCTTTAACTGGGCTGCTAATTTACTGATCAGCCTCTCCTTCCTGGACCTTATTG
- the TP53RK gene encoding EKC/KEOPS complex subunit TP53RK: MAAAQAEAGGARSVAGAAMGDVGPVGPATAELAAAGPAVDGAEGAAGDGVVAEEVPAPPALPGLRLVQQGAEAHVYRGLFLGRAAVAKLRVPKRYRHPALEERLSRRRMAQEARSLLRCRRAGIPAPAVYFVDYVTNSIYLEDIVDSITVQDHIYSVQKSGNDGSELHKLAERMGELLARMHDEDIIHGDLTTANLLLRPPTEKLDLVLIDFGLSFISGLPEDKGVDLYVLEKAFISTHPDVETMFQALLKTYAATSKKSGPVIKKLDEVRLRGRKRSMIG, encoded by the exons ATGGCGGCGGCGCAGGCTGAGGCGGGCGGTGCGCGTTCGGTCGCGGGCGCTGCGATGGGCGACGTGGGGCCCGTGGGCCCCGCCACGGCCGAGCTGGCGGCCGCGGGCCCCGCCGTGGACGGTGCCGAGGGCGCGGCGGGCGACGGCGTGGTGGCGGAGGAGGTGCCGGCGCCgccggcgctgccggggctgcggctgGTGCAGCAGGGCGCCGAGGCGCACGTGTACCGCGGGCTCTTCCTCGGCCGCGCCGCCGTGGCCAAGCTCCGCGTGCCCAAGCGGTACCGGCACCCCGCGCTGGAGGAGCGGCTGAGCCGGCGGCGCATGGCCCAGGAGGCGCGGTCGCTGCTGCGGTGCCGGCGGGCAG GGATTCCAGCTCCAGCGGTCTACTTCGTGGATTATGTCACCAACTCCATCTATCTTGAAGATATTGTGGACTCAATTACTGTTCAGGATCATATTTATTCTGTACAAAAGAGTGGGAATGATGGCAGCGAGCTCCATAAGTTGGCAGAGAGGATGGGTGAGCTGTTGGCAAGGATGCATGATGAGGATATCATCCACGGGGACCTCACAACTGCCAACCTCCTCCTGCGGCCGCCCACGGAGAAGCTGGACTTGGTGTTGATAGACTTTGGACTCAGTTTTATTTCGGGTCTTCCAGAGGATAAAGGAGTTGATTTGTATGTTCTGGAGAAAGCCTTCATTAGCACTCATCCAGATGTTGAAACGATGTTCCAAGCTCTGCTAAAGACCTACGCAGCCACGTCTAAAAAATCTGGTCCTGTGATCAAAAAGCTGGACGAGGTTCGGCTGAGGGGGAGGAAGAGATCCATGATTGGGTAG